The Streptomyces kanamyceticus genome window below encodes:
- a CDS encoding nitroreductase encodes MDVYEAVRSRKAVRGFTGREVPRETLERVLSAAAWAPSGSNLQPWHIYVLTGGPLAELKKRAGERLAVGDLWDKAEYEMYPPELKSPYRERRAAFGAQRYGALGIPPGDVEARQRAASANWDAFGAPVALFCYIDRAMGLPQWSDAGMYLQTVMLLLRAEGLHSCAQMAWAKFHRTVAEVLTPPDGLVLFCGMSIGFEDVTTAGPRTGRAPLEETVTFVDDHTPSGHGAIIGAG; translated from the coding sequence GTGGACGTCTACGAAGCGGTCAGGAGCCGCAAGGCAGTACGAGGGTTCACCGGCCGCGAGGTTCCCAGAGAGACGCTGGAGCGCGTGCTGTCCGCCGCGGCCTGGGCACCGTCCGGGTCGAACCTCCAGCCTTGGCACATCTACGTGCTGACCGGCGGACCACTGGCCGAACTCAAGAAGCGCGCCGGTGAGCGTCTGGCCGTCGGCGACCTTTGGGACAAGGCGGAGTACGAGATGTACCCGCCCGAGCTGAAGTCCCCGTACCGCGAGCGCCGTGCCGCCTTCGGTGCACAGCGCTACGGAGCACTCGGCATTCCGCCGGGAGACGTGGAGGCGCGCCAGAGGGCCGCCTCGGCGAACTGGGACGCTTTCGGTGCGCCCGTCGCGCTCTTCTGCTACATCGACCGCGCCATGGGGCTACCCCAATGGTCCGACGCGGGCATGTATCTGCAGACGGTCATGTTGCTGCTCCGCGCGGAGGGGCTGCACAGCTGTGCGCAGATGGCCTGGGCCAAATTCCACCGGACTGTCGCGGAGGTGCTGACGCCCCCGGACGGGCTCGTCCTCTTCTGCGGCATGTCGATCGGCTTCGAGGACGTCACGACGGCCGGGCCTCGCACGGGCCGGGCACCACTTGAGGAGACCGTCACGTTCGTCGACGACCACACGCCTTCCGGTCACGGTGCCATCATTGGCGCAGGGTGA
- a CDS encoding SGNH/GDSL hydrolase family protein: MKNVVVFGDNLSDIGNRWIWPTERSGRSPGTLCVNESGRFSDGKNWTDFLVEWSTGDALMWGNSDLTIRKSADYRTLSRHSVLDVDPGDEPPEMRPWRSLDAYAYVGHPGDDSGWERRPTPTPQQIRYVNYAMGGCVVSRDRAFTRGLGSLSCLRGQVEDYLAQRSFLGAEFDGPTLHVLWAGLNDFVTVERPDHDRTKARNLPSTNDYTAWQTWSRDHPEESEDGVGAFPAVAETRSLIESIVSDSPGVEADQYFMVVDLPNVYGGAPVIDRYNALLASLVADWPRGVGAPAQGHVHLVTMSKWMAHVGRDPTNWQLSSESQPAGIRPFYDARMPSVPDRDPVPTEVRRCATTSDPRHPTQAVHSLMARYFVAALLKSGHALGRLDNDTCPLESPLSALPLDIPTT, from the coding sequence ATGAAGAATGTCGTCGTCTTCGGCGACAACCTCTCCGACATCGGCAACAGGTGGATCTGGCCGACGGAGCGATCGGGCCGGTCGCCCGGAACCCTGTGCGTGAACGAGTCCGGCCGGTTCAGCGACGGGAAGAACTGGACCGACTTCCTGGTCGAATGGTCCACCGGCGACGCGCTCATGTGGGGAAACAGCGACCTGACGATTCGCAAGTCGGCCGACTACCGCACGCTGTCGCGCCATTCGGTGCTGGACGTCGATCCCGGTGACGAGCCGCCCGAGATGAGGCCGTGGCGGAGTCTCGACGCATACGCCTACGTCGGACATCCGGGTGACGACAGCGGATGGGAGAGGCGGCCGACTCCGACCCCGCAGCAGATCAGGTACGTCAACTACGCCATGGGAGGGTGCGTCGTCAGCCGGGACCGGGCGTTCACCCGCGGGCTCGGATCTCTCAGCTGTCTCAGGGGGCAGGTGGAGGACTATCTGGCACAACGCAGTTTCCTGGGCGCGGAGTTCGACGGACCCACCCTGCACGTCCTGTGGGCCGGGCTCAACGACTTCGTCACCGTGGAACGACCCGACCACGACCGTACGAAGGCGCGGAACCTGCCGTCCACGAACGACTACACGGCCTGGCAGACCTGGAGCCGAGACCATCCCGAGGAGTCCGAGGACGGAGTGGGCGCCTTTCCGGCCGTGGCGGAGACGCGGTCACTGATCGAATCGATCGTGTCCGATTCTCCGGGGGTGGAGGCCGATCAGTACTTCATGGTCGTCGACCTTCCGAACGTGTACGGCGGCGCGCCCGTGATCGACCGCTACAACGCGCTCCTCGCGAGTCTCGTGGCGGACTGGCCGCGAGGAGTCGGCGCACCCGCGCAGGGCCATGTCCACTTGGTGACCATGAGCAAGTGGATGGCGCACGTCGGCCGGGACCCGACGAACTGGCAACTGTCGAGCGAGTCCCAGCCAGCGGGGATCCGGCCCTTCTACGACGCGCGGATGCCTTCGGTACCGGACCGTGATCCCGTCCCGACCGAGGTCCGCCGATGTGCCACCACCAGCGACCCGCGCCATCCGACCCAGGCGGTCCACAGCCTGATGGCCCGCTACTTCGTCGCCGCGCTGCTGAAGAGCGGGCATGCCCTGGGCAGGCTCGACAACGACACCTGCCCCCTCGAATCACCCCTCAGCGCCCTGCCCCTCGACATCCCCACCACCTGA
- a CDS encoding epoxide hydrolase family protein translates to MSAQENTGQINAGRRRLLGLAAGGAVAAQLGLPLRAQGATAGEPTAVSAPEAADSAAAVKHIEGVRPFRVEVPQKEIAALRRRLRDTRWPERETVNDRTQGVQLAKLRPLVEYWGADYDWRKAEAKLNGLPQFITELDGLDIQFAHIRSPHADALPMLMTHGWPGSIIELLKVIGPLTNPTAHGGRAEDAFHLVLPTLPGYGFSAKPTHTGWNPARTARAFHALMRRLGYRRYVSQGGDWGAAVSHQLAMQRPHGLLGIHINMPGTVPPAIIRQLRNFDPAPARLSEREKAAYDRLLHFYRDGYGYAAMMNQSPQTIGYSLADSPVGMAAFNYDKFAEWTDSGGEPEKVLTYDEMLDAISLYWLTNTGASSSRLYWESAHAGGGPFDAVDIPDVPVAVTVFPAEIYPAPRSWGERAYGNLIHWNEVDKGGHFAAWEQPQLFAQEIRAAFRSLR, encoded by the coding sequence ATGAGCGCGCAGGAGAATACGGGTCAGATCAACGCTGGCCGTCGGCGATTACTCGGACTCGCGGCAGGCGGCGCCGTCGCCGCCCAACTCGGCTTGCCTCTCAGGGCTCAGGGAGCGACGGCAGGGGAGCCGACAGCCGTCTCCGCGCCGGAGGCAGCCGACTCAGCCGCCGCGGTGAAGCACATCGAGGGCGTACGCCCCTTCCGCGTCGAGGTCCCGCAGAAGGAGATCGCCGCGCTCCGACGCCGACTGCGGGACACGCGCTGGCCGGAGAGAGAGACGGTCAACGACCGCACCCAGGGCGTCCAGTTGGCGAAGCTCCGCCCTCTGGTCGAGTACTGGGGCGCCGACTACGACTGGCGCAAGGCCGAAGCGAAGCTCAACGGCCTGCCGCAGTTCATCACCGAACTGGACGGCCTGGACATCCAGTTCGCCCACATACGCTCCCCGCATGCCGACGCGCTGCCGATGCTCATGACGCACGGCTGGCCCGGGTCGATCATCGAGCTGCTGAAGGTGATCGGACCGCTCACCAACCCCACGGCCCACGGCGGACGTGCCGAGGACGCCTTCCACCTCGTCCTGCCGACGTTGCCGGGATACGGCTTCTCGGCCAAGCCGACACACACCGGCTGGAACCCCGCTCGGACGGCGCGGGCATTCCACGCACTCATGCGGCGGCTCGGCTACCGGAGATACGTATCCCAAGGCGGCGACTGGGGCGCCGCCGTCTCGCACCAGCTCGCGATGCAACGACCCCACGGCCTTCTCGGCATCCACATCAACATGCCCGGAACCGTGCCACCGGCCATCATCCGGCAGCTGCGCAACTTCGACCCCGCACCCGCGCGGCTGTCGGAGCGCGAGAAGGCCGCGTACGACCGGCTGCTGCACTTCTACCGCGACGGCTACGGATACGCGGCGATGATGAACCAGAGCCCGCAGACCATCGGCTACTCACTCGCCGATTCCCCGGTCGGAATGGCGGCATTCAACTACGACAAGTTCGCGGAATGGACCGACAGCGGCGGCGAGCCCGAGAAGGTCCTCACCTACGACGAGATGCTCGATGCCATCTCCCTGTACTGGCTGACCAACACCGGGGCGTCGTCGTCCCGGCTCTACTGGGAATCCGCGCACGCGGGCGGTGGTCCTTTCGACGCCGTCGACATTCCTGACGTCCCCGTGGCGGTCACGGTGTTCCCTGCCGAGATCTACCCCGCGCCTCGGAGCTGGGGCGAGCGGGCGTACGGCAACCTCATCCACTGGAACGAGGTCGACAAGGGCGGCCACTTCGCCGCGTGGGAGCAGCCCCAGCTGTTCGCACAGGAGATCCGCGCGGCCTTCAGGTCACTGCGCTGA
- a CDS encoding catalase family protein — MTQEFVRFSPDVEHFDDNFAKNLESVIEDMKRHTERSVEVEGIQRAVRNAHAKGYGLARGEVEILAGLPKPYAQGIYGHPGRHEALVRFSQGTSHTGADRFLGAAVGIGLKIFGIDGETLLDDEPDSRTFDYAMINLPVFFVNDIEHYVFIAPLFESLGLVAPADESPEERQAKMYLFLHDWVTGKGTLPPERWAWKELATFLQFTKVKYVNLLLSTYWTMGAVRHGDHIAKVRVAPVQEFADRVMLRTLDPLAQEQVFRPALVAELRERPYEFDIQVQLCTDLDHMPVEDLTVPWSETLSPFVTVAKLRLPRQDIGGDDNLDRMDATSMTPWRVTQEHRPLGNIMRARKEVYRQSSILRHQLNHQVRKEPGSLAEVFEGDGGHGTA; from the coding sequence ATGACACAGGAATTCGTCAGGTTCAGCCCCGACGTCGAGCACTTCGACGACAACTTCGCGAAGAATCTCGAATCCGTCATCGAGGACATGAAGCGACACACCGAGAGGTCCGTCGAGGTCGAAGGGATCCAGCGGGCCGTGCGCAACGCGCACGCCAAGGGCTACGGACTTGCCCGCGGCGAAGTCGAGATCCTGGCCGGACTGCCAAAGCCCTACGCACAGGGCATCTACGGCCACCCGGGACGCCACGAAGCCTTGGTCCGCTTCTCGCAGGGAACCAGCCATACGGGAGCCGACAGGTTCCTGGGGGCCGCCGTCGGGATAGGGCTGAAGATTTTCGGTATCGACGGAGAAACCCTCCTGGACGACGAGCCGGACAGCCGGACCTTCGACTACGCGATGATCAATCTCCCGGTCTTCTTCGTGAACGACATCGAGCATTACGTGTTCATCGCCCCGCTGTTCGAGTCGCTCGGCCTTGTTGCGCCAGCTGACGAGTCGCCGGAAGAGCGGCAAGCCAAGATGTACCTCTTCCTCCACGACTGGGTCACCGGCAAGGGAACGCTCCCTCCGGAGCGGTGGGCGTGGAAGGAGCTGGCCACCTTCTTGCAGTTCACCAAGGTCAAGTACGTCAACCTGCTGCTCTCGACGTACTGGACGATGGGTGCCGTACGGCATGGGGACCACATCGCCAAGGTCCGCGTGGCGCCGGTCCAGGAGTTCGCGGACCGCGTCATGCTGCGGACGCTCGATCCCCTCGCCCAGGAACAGGTCTTCCGCCCCGCGCTGGTGGCGGAGTTGCGCGAGCGCCCCTACGAGTTCGACATCCAGGTCCAGCTCTGCACGGACCTTGACCACATGCCCGTAGAGGATCTGACCGTGCCTTGGTCCGAGACGCTGTCGCCGTTCGTGACGGTCGCGAAGCTGCGACTCCCCCGGCAGGACATCGGCGGGGACGACAATCTGGACCGGATGGATGCCACCTCTATGACGCCCTGGCGCGTCACCCAGGAGCACCGCCCGCTGGGCAACATCATGCGGGCGCGAAAAGAGGTCTATCGCCAATCGTCGATCCTGCGCCATCAGTTGAACCATCAGGTGCGCAAGGAGCCGGGCAGTCTCGCGGAGGTCTTCGAAGGAGATGGCGGACATGGCACAGCGTGA
- a CDS encoding Dyp-type peroxidase → MPLSDRLGGDLPRRPVSLELDDIQATVLRYRPEPYYGTHIMLHVSDPRGGREVLRRLAPHVGSAADWWRGDDTWIAVAISHTGMVAIGTPEPSLQSFPEAFRQGMAARADQLRDHGANDPRYWDSPFGSGRIHLWISIFSDTEARWHAAMETARQQYQGLSGVSVLEMHDFGAQPGDLNPLGYKDGIGQPAIEGGGIAPLPGQGRPIKAGEFVLGYPGEAGVPLPMPHPDVLGRNGTFVGIRKYQSRVGAFNRFLQANARSEEERELLAAKLIGRWRSGSPLTLTPGQDDPKLGADPLRNDDFTYADDPRGLRVPLGSHMRRMNPRDTRMAQLADVNLHRIVRRSTGYGAPYDPNATSDAADEVPRGIYFIFLSAKAMATMEFLQQEWINSGNFMDLGPERDPNVGLQEEGAVFTIPKEPVRHRVHGIETFNVLRGGEYLFLPGLTALRWLAEQQGGHA, encoded by the coding sequence ATGCCACTCAGCGATCGCCTCGGCGGCGACCTTCCGCGCCGCCCTGTCAGCCTCGAACTGGACGACATCCAGGCCACAGTGCTGCGATATCGCCCGGAGCCGTACTACGGGACGCACATCATGCTGCACGTCAGCGATCCGCGCGGCGGGCGTGAGGTGCTGCGGCGGCTCGCACCGCACGTCGGCTCCGCCGCCGACTGGTGGCGGGGGGACGACACCTGGATCGCCGTGGCCATCAGCCATACGGGCATGGTGGCCATCGGCACCCCGGAGCCCTCGCTCCAGAGCTTCCCGGAGGCGTTCCGCCAAGGGATGGCAGCGCGGGCTGATCAGCTACGGGACCATGGCGCAAACGATCCACGTTACTGGGACTCACCCTTCGGCAGCGGCCGAATTCACCTGTGGATCAGCATCTTCAGCGACACCGAGGCGCGCTGGCACGCCGCCATGGAGACGGCGCGGCAGCAGTACCAGGGGCTGTCGGGGGTCAGTGTGCTCGAGATGCACGACTTCGGTGCCCAGCCGGGCGATCTCAACCCCCTCGGCTACAAGGACGGGATCGGTCAGCCCGCCATCGAGGGCGGTGGCATCGCGCCTCTGCCCGGCCAGGGGCGCCCGATCAAGGCGGGCGAGTTCGTCCTCGGCTACCCGGGCGAAGCGGGCGTCCCGCTGCCGATGCCGCACCCCGACGTGCTGGGGCGCAACGGCACCTTCGTGGGCATACGCAAGTACCAGTCGCGAGTGGGAGCGTTCAACCGGTTCCTCCAGGCGAACGCGCGGAGCGAGGAGGAGCGGGAACTCCTCGCGGCGAAGCTGATCGGGCGCTGGCGCAGCGGCTCGCCGTTGACCCTGACGCCTGGGCAGGACGATCCCAAGCTCGGCGCCGATCCACTGCGCAACGACGACTTCACCTACGCCGATGATCCCCGGGGCCTCCGGGTTCCCCTGGGCAGCCACATGCGGCGCATGAACCCGCGCGACACGCGAATGGCGCAACTCGCCGACGTGAACCTGCACCGCATCGTCCGGCGCAGCACCGGCTACGGCGCGCCGTACGACCCGAACGCGACGTCCGATGCCGCCGACGAAGTGCCGCGTGGCATCTACTTCATCTTCCTGAGCGCCAAGGCGATGGCGACCATGGAGTTCCTGCAGCAGGAGTGGATCAACAGCGGCAACTTCATGGACCTGGGGCCCGAGCGCGACCCGAACGTGGGGCTGCAGGAAGAGGGCGCCGTCTTCACCATTCCGAAGGAGCCGGTGAGACATCGCGTCCACGGCATCGAGACCTTCAATGTGCTGAGAGGCGGCGAGTACCTCTTTCTGCCAGGCTTGACGGCGCTGCGGTGGCTCGCGGAGCAACAGGGAGGACACGCCTGA
- a CDS encoding response regulator transcription factor, whose product MESEREPVRVVIVDDEQLVRLALRLVIDGEPDLTVVAEAADGDAAITVVDEQRPDVVLMDIRMPGRDGLSTTRELLTRPAPPGALMLTTFDSDDLVLGALRAGALGFVLKDTPPARILDAVRTVADGNPVLSPAATARVIAAATGPQSSEARRSSREAARQQLSALTGRELDTARAIADGLGNPEIAERLRISVATVKAHTTNLFIKLAVENRVQIALVVRDAEQ is encoded by the coding sequence GTGGAGAGCGAGCGGGAGCCGGTGCGTGTCGTCATCGTCGACGACGAACAACTGGTGCGCCTTGCACTACGACTCGTCATCGACGGCGAGCCGGACCTGACCGTCGTCGCGGAAGCGGCCGACGGAGACGCCGCGATCACCGTGGTGGACGAGCAGCGGCCGGACGTCGTGCTGATGGACATCCGGATGCCCGGCCGTGACGGCCTCAGCACGACCCGGGAACTCCTCACCCGGCCCGCGCCACCCGGGGCGCTCATGCTGACCACCTTCGACTCCGACGACCTGGTGCTCGGCGCGCTCCGCGCCGGAGCCCTCGGGTTCGTCCTGAAGGACACCCCACCGGCGCGGATCCTCGACGCGGTGCGGACCGTCGCGGACGGGAACCCCGTGCTGTCCCCGGCGGCCACGGCACGCGTGATCGCCGCGGCCACCGGGCCGCAGTCCTCCGAGGCTCGCCGCTCGTCCCGCGAAGCCGCGCGGCAACAGCTGTCCGCGCTGACCGGACGAGAACTCGACACCGCCCGGGCCATCGCGGACGGCCTCGGCAACCCGGAGATCGCCGAGCGACTGCGCATCAGCGTCGCGACCGTCAAGGCCCACACAACCAACCTGTTCATCAAGCTGGCGGTCGAGAACCGGGTGCAGATCGCACTCGTGGTCCGCGACGCAGAGCAATGA
- a CDS encoding sensor histidine kinase: protein MNTDVAPRLGGWQQTWRLVAAAALGIPFWVSTSAALPRGCASDTCSWLVTGDPLVALGCLTALLWRRRFPLAVALAVAIAAGLSTLAIGAALLALCSISTRRRPVEIAVVALVYVAASQLALVLYPIKTPPGSLPLQLALPALSAGIAVAIGVAICARRVEVRSLRERAESAEREQTARAEQARALERNRIAREMHDVLAHRISLVAMQAGVLDHRGDLPTEENRTLIRGIADGSHQALEELRDVLGVLRADPGRPEPPQPSLDRIPELVTDARTSGLDVTLTTTVTGEPSDVVGRTCYRVIQEGLTNAAKHAPGAHVHITVEGAVGDGLHVSVRNSPATTATAHPPASGFGLLGLAERITLADGKLNNHPTSDGGYLLTAHLPWPNHDHEKRS, encoded by the coding sequence ATGAACACGGACGTCGCGCCACGGCTCGGAGGGTGGCAGCAGACATGGCGGCTGGTGGCGGCCGCGGCACTGGGCATTCCCTTCTGGGTTTCCACCAGTGCAGCGCTGCCGCGGGGGTGTGCGTCCGACACGTGTTCCTGGTTGGTCACCGGTGATCCGCTGGTGGCTCTCGGCTGCCTGACGGCGCTCCTGTGGCGACGACGTTTCCCGCTCGCCGTCGCCCTGGCGGTCGCCATCGCCGCGGGCCTGTCGACGCTCGCCATCGGTGCCGCCCTGCTGGCCCTGTGCTCCATCTCCACGCGTCGCCGTCCGGTGGAGATCGCAGTTGTCGCGCTCGTCTACGTGGCCGCGTCCCAACTCGCCCTCGTGCTCTACCCGATCAAGACCCCGCCCGGCTCGCTACCGCTTCAACTCGCACTCCCGGCACTGAGCGCGGGCATCGCGGTGGCTATCGGCGTGGCCATCTGCGCACGGCGCGTCGAGGTGCGGTCCTTGCGGGAGCGGGCGGAGAGCGCCGAACGGGAACAGACCGCACGGGCGGAGCAGGCACGGGCCCTGGAACGGAACCGAATCGCCCGGGAGATGCACGACGTGCTCGCGCACCGGATCTCCCTGGTCGCCATGCAGGCGGGAGTCCTCGACCACCGCGGTGACCTGCCCACTGAGGAGAACCGCACGCTGATCCGTGGCATCGCCGACGGTTCCCACCAAGCGCTGGAAGAGCTACGGGACGTCCTCGGTGTGCTCCGCGCCGACCCGGGCCGCCCGGAACCGCCACAGCCCTCACTCGACCGCATCCCGGAGCTGGTGACCGACGCCCGTACCTCCGGACTGGACGTCACGCTCACCACCACCGTGACGGGAGAACCGTCCGACGTCGTGGGACGAACCTGCTACCGGGTCATCCAGGAAGGACTGACCAACGCCGCCAAACACGCCCCAGGCGCCCACGTACACATCACCGTCGAAGGAGCGGTCGGCGACGGACTGCACGTAAGCGTCCGCAACTCCCCGGCCACCACCGCGACCGCCCACCCTCCGGCATCAGGGTTCGGCCTGCTCGGCCTCGCCGAACGCATCACCCTCGCCGACGGGAAACTCAACAACCACCCGACATCTGACGGCGGATACCTCCTCACCGCGCATCTACCCTGGCCGAACCACGACCACGAAAAGAGAAGCTGA
- a CDS encoding alpha/beta hydrolase, translating to MRKTLSLALAATAVAAATISGASAATPDTVTAAPDSPAPDSLQWGPCPKKAASRNADAARLECATLDVPLDYRDPDGRQIEIAVSRLASKDPSKRRGVLLTNPGGPGVSGLDYPAQLADAGPPKDVLDSYDVIGFDPRGAGRSTPVTCDLTPQQQARGNFPPYAHTAADVTKEASYARTIAEQCATSRTAWMLPHTTTANTARDMDRIRAALGEPKASYLGASYGSYLGAVYTTMFPKRSDRIVLDSNMGPGGYDLANFRLLGRGMEDRFPDFAAYAAAHPDYGLGTTPKQVTAKFFELVKRLDAEPVGDVDGTVLRGLTFESLYIEGLLPRLAKDWQALDQGKPLTTPPPQISENFLASHFYVTCGDSRWPGKVLDYQRNAAIDRLKYPMLGGSTGNIKPCAYWPDSRVEPPVKIGDRGPSNVLMVQNERDPGTPLVGAMKTRRAFGDRATMVTADQGGHGVYPFGRNTCANNTVTAFLTTGQRPAEDLACAAEPNK from the coding sequence ATGCGCAAGACCTTGTCCCTCGCCCTCGCCGCCACCGCGGTCGCGGCGGCCACGATTTCGGGAGCGTCGGCGGCGACTCCGGACACGGTGACGGCCGCGCCGGACTCCCCCGCCCCGGACTCCCTGCAGTGGGGCCCGTGCCCGAAGAAGGCCGCATCGCGGAACGCCGACGCGGCCCGTCTCGAGTGCGCGACGCTCGACGTCCCGCTGGACTACCGCGATCCCGACGGTCGGCAGATCGAGATTGCCGTCTCCCGCCTGGCGAGCAAGGACCCTTCGAAGCGCCGCGGTGTGCTGCTGACCAACCCGGGCGGCCCCGGTGTCTCCGGGCTCGACTACCCGGCCCAGCTAGCCGACGCCGGGCCACCGAAGGACGTCCTCGACTCCTACGACGTGATCGGCTTCGACCCGCGTGGCGCCGGCCGCAGCACGCCGGTCACCTGCGATCTGACACCGCAGCAGCAGGCACGCGGCAACTTCCCGCCGTACGCGCACACCGCGGCCGACGTCACCAAGGAAGCGTCGTACGCGCGGACCATCGCCGAACAGTGCGCCACGTCGCGGACGGCGTGGATGCTGCCGCACACCACCACCGCGAACACCGCGCGCGACATGGACCGGATCCGGGCGGCGCTCGGCGAGCCGAAAGCCTCCTACCTCGGTGCCTCCTACGGCAGCTACCTCGGCGCGGTGTACACGACGATGTTCCCCAAGCGCAGCGACCGGATCGTGCTCGACAGCAACATGGGCCCCGGCGGCTACGACCTGGCGAACTTCCGCCTGCTCGGCCGCGGGATGGAGGACCGGTTCCCGGACTTCGCGGCGTACGCGGCCGCGCACCCCGACTACGGCCTGGGCACCACACCGAAGCAGGTGACCGCCAAGTTCTTCGAACTCGTGAAGCGCCTTGACGCCGAACCGGTCGGCGACGTCGACGGGACCGTGTTGCGCGGACTGACCTTCGAGAGCCTCTACATCGAGGGCCTCCTGCCCCGCCTTGCCAAGGATTGGCAGGCGTTGGACCAGGGCAAACCGCTGACGACTCCGCCGCCGCAGATCTCGGAGAACTTCCTGGCCAGTCACTTCTACGTGACCTGCGGCGACTCGCGTTGGCCCGGCAAGGTCCTCGACTACCAGCGCAATGCCGCGATCGACCGGCTGAAGTACCCGATGCTCGGCGGGAGCACCGGCAACATCAAGCCCTGCGCGTACTGGCCGGACAGCCGGGTCGAGCCGCCGGTAAAGATCGGTGACCGCGGCCCGTCGAACGTACTGATGGTGCAGAACGAACGCGACCCGGGAACTCCCCTGGTCGGCGCCATGAAGACGCGCCGGGCATTCGGAGACCGGGCCACGATGGTGACCGCCGACCAGGGCGGCCACGGCGTCTACCCGTTCGGCCGCAACACGTGCGCGAACAACACGGTGACAGCGTTCCTGACCACGGGACAGCGCCCCGCCGAGGACCTCGCCTGCGCGGCCGAGCCGAACAAGTAA